The genome window CGAGCCTGCCGCGCCAGCGGCGGCATCGAAGGCGCAATTCCGGCCTCGCATCTTCGGGCCGCGCGCGCCCTGTCTCCCCGGTGACCGTCGCCTAACCCGCCCGCCAAAGCCGCTGGGGGGGCCTGGGGGGCGTCACGCCCCCCAGTGGGGAGGGTCCGGGAGGGGCGACGCCCCTCCCGGTGGGGTCCAGGGGCAAAGCCCCTGGCCGCCGGAGGCATCCGCATCCCTCGCGCCAGCCTTACTGGCGTAGCGAGTCGGCCACGTCCTTGGCGAATTGTTCCACCAGACGGCTTTGGGCGGCGGCCAGGCTGTCGTAGTCCGGGCCGGCGGCGGCTTGTTTGTATTCGTTGGAGCGCCAGGCGAGGTTTTTGCCGTCGGCGTCGAGCACGGACCAACTGGCGCGCAGCACGGCGTCCTGGCCGAGCACGCCGTCGAAGCGGGCGACCTGGATGACGACCTGCCGGTCGGGGTGGCCGCCGGTGGGCCAGGGGTAGGTGACCAGCGGCTTGGCGCAGACCAGCCCGGCCAGGTTTTCGGTCAGGATGCGCTGGAAGTTTTCGCGCGGGGTTTCGATCCACTGGTCGAATTCGGCCAGTTGCATGCGGTTGGCGCCGCTGCGGGTGACGATCTGGGAGCGGTCGAGGTAGGCGGGGAAGTCCACGGGGCCGATGCCCAGCGACAGGCAGGGGCCGGCGGGCGTCGGCTGGGCCTGTTGCGGGGCGGGTGTCGGGCTGAGCGAATAGAAGTGGGTCGGCGCGGACTTGCCGCAGCCGGCGGCGAGCAGCAGCGTGGCGGCCAGGGCGGTCGGGACGGCCAAGGAGCGGAGCATGGATGCGGTGGTCATTTCTTGGGGCCTCCCTTGCCCTGGATGAGTGCCTCGGGGTGGCGTTCGAGGAAGTTGGCGAACTCGCGGATGGCCCGGGCGGCGTTGGTGATTTCGGCCAGGGCACGGTTTAAGTCCGTGACGGTGGGCGAGTTGGAGTTGACGATCTTCTGGAAGTTGTTGATGGCGGCCCGGCTGTCCTTGAGGGTGCCGTCGAGGCTGACGAGGGCGGTTTTGGCCGAGGCGGTGAGCCCGTCGGTACGGCTGTCGAGGTTCCTGGCCAGGTCGGAGTAGTTCTGGATGGCCAGGTCGAGGTTGTGGGCCATGGGGCCGACCTTGTCGCGGATTTCGCGCAGCAGTTCGTTGCCGGAATTGAGGGTGGCGTCGATCTTGCCGGGCAGGGACTTGATTTCCGGCGAATTGACCAGGTTTTCGATGCCGGTGACGGCGCCGATGAGGCGGTCGATGAGTTCCTGGAGCGGCAGTTTCTTGATGGTTTCGGTGAGTTTCTCGAAGGTCGAGGGCACGGTGGGGATCTCGGGCAGGTCGGTGCCGCCGACGAGGCGCACCGTCGTGTCGGGCATGAGGTCCAGGGACACGGCGAGCTGGCCGGTGACGAAGCTCTGGGTCACGAGTTGGGCCCGCAGCCCTTTGTCGATGAGCTGGGTGAGCAGGTTGCCCGGGGCTTCCTTGCGGGCTTCGACCAGGGTTTCGGTGCCCTGGCCGTTTTTTTTCGTCCGTTCGAGCTTGATCTTGCCGCCGAGCAGTTCCACCACCACGGGGATGTAGAATTTCAGGTTCGAGGGATCGGCCTCGATGCTGATTTCCTTGACCGCGCCGATGGGCACGCCGCGAAAGACCACCGGCGCGCCCACTTCCAGGCCGCCGACGGAGTTGGGGAAGAACATGATGCACTTGTAGCGCTGGGAAAAAAACATGCCCGAGCCCAGGGCCACGATGGCGCCCAGGGCCAGGGCAAGCGCGCCCAGGACGAAGACGCCGATCAGAGTTTTGTTGGCTTTGGCGCTCATGCGAATCCCTTTTCCGCCTCTGGTGTCCGGCGGGCTATTCCTTGCCCCGGGTGAGGAAGTGACGCAGGTTGGGGTCGGTGGAGTGGGCCAGGAGTTCCTTGGGGTCGCCGCTGGCGCTCATGGTCCGGGTGTCGACGTTTAAAAACACGGAGTTGTTGCCGATGGCGAAGATGCTCGGCAGTTCGTGGGTGACGACCACGAAGGTGGCCCGCAGGCTGTCGCGCAGCTCGAGGATCAGTTCGTCGAGGAGATGGGCGCTTATCGGGTCCAGGCCGGCCGAGGGTTCGTCGAAAAACAGGATGTCCGGGTCCAGGGCCATGGCCCGGGCCAGGCCGGCCCGCTTGCACATGCCGCCGCTGATTTCCGAGGGGTAGAAGTCCTCGAAGCCGGCCAGGCCCACCAGGGCGAGCTTGAGCGAGGCCAGTTCCCGGATGTCCCGGCGCGAAAGCTTGGTGTACTGCGACAGGGGCAGGCCGATGTTTTCGGCCAGGGTCATGGAGCTGAAAAGCGCGCCGGACTGGTAGAGGATGCCCGTGCGGCGCAGGATGGCGTCGCGCTCGTCGGGGTCGACCTCCCACAGGCTGCCCTCGCGGTAGACCACCCGGCCCTTGGCCGGTTCCTTGAGTCCCACCAGCACGCGCAACAGGGTCGACTTGCCGCAGCCGCTGCCGCCCATGATGATGAAGATGTCGCCGAGGTTCACGGTGAAGTCGAGGTCGCGCATGATGACGAAGTCGCCGTAGGCCATGGTCAGGTTCTCGACGCGGATGGCCGGCGTCTGCGGGGCGGCGGGGGCGGGCGATTGGGCGTCCATGGGTGTTACACGCCGATGATGTTGCAGGCCACGGTGATCACGGCCGTGGCGATGATGATGGCCAGGATGCTCGTGACCACGGCCGAG of Solidesulfovibrio sp. contains these proteins:
- a CDS encoding PqiC family protein, which translates into the protein MTTASMLRSLAVPTALAATLLLAAGCGKSAPTHFYSLSPTPAPQQAQPTPAGPCLSLGIGPVDFPAYLDRSQIVTRSGANRMQLAEFDQWIETPRENFQRILTENLAGLVCAKPLVTYPWPTGGHPDRQVVIQVARFDGVLGQDAVLRASWSVLDADGKNLAWRSNEYKQAAAGPDYDSLAAAQSRLVEQFAKDVADSLRQ
- a CDS encoding MlaD family protein, with the translated sequence MSAKANKTLIGVFVLGALALALGAIVALGSGMFFSQRYKCIMFFPNSVGGLEVGAPVVFRGVPIGAVKEISIEADPSNLKFYIPVVVELLGGKIKLERTKKNGQGTETLVEARKEAPGNLLTQLIDKGLRAQLVTQSFVTGQLAVSLDLMPDTTVRLVGGTDLPEIPTVPSTFEKLTETIKKLPLQELIDRLIGAVTGIENLVNSPEIKSLPGKIDATLNSGNELLREIRDKVGPMAHNLDLAIQNYSDLARNLDSRTDGLTASAKTALVSLDGTLKDSRAAINNFQKIVNSNSPTVTDLNRALAEITNAARAIREFANFLERHPEALIQGKGGPKK
- a CDS encoding ATP-binding cassette domain-containing protein; translated protein: MDAQSPAPAAPQTPAIRVENLTMAYGDFVIMRDLDFTVNLGDIFIIMGGSGCGKSTLLRVLVGLKEPAKGRVVYREGSLWEVDPDERDAILRRTGILYQSGALFSSMTLAENIGLPLSQYTKLSRRDIRELASLKLALVGLAGFEDFYPSEISGGMCKRAGLARAMALDPDILFFDEPSAGLDPISAHLLDELILELRDSLRATFVVVTHELPSIFAIGNNSVFLNVDTRTMSASGDPKELLAHSTDPNLRHFLTRGKE